One Denticeps clupeoides chromosome 10, fDenClu1.1, whole genome shotgun sequence genomic window carries:
- the LOC114798720 gene encoding uncharacterized protein LOC114798720 isoform X2, which produces MHHLLMFLVFLHYTESRIHMHIKCNQNVTLPCEAVNKGQSYRSVVWFRVQYPSSNNSKDKPERTGIIWKRKGNITSRNGSVVDLLKNESLFIQQATPLDAGTYECWLWANLGKTDQASYVNLTVSACIIPQTNLLMPTPSEPCAETLVEFRTDWVIMGFITLGLCKVALCVISVMMYRKLRRIRMKRIHSIS; this is translated from the exons ATGCACCATCTCCTGATGTTCCTGGTGTTCTTACACTACACTGAAAGCCGAATTCACATGCACATAAAATGCAACCAAAATGTAACTCTTCCTTGTGAAGCAGTTAATAAAGGTCAAAGCTATCGGTCCGTCGTCTGGTTCAGGGTACAGTACCCTTCCTCCAACAACTCAAAAGAT AAACCTGAGAGAACTGGAATTATCTGGAAGAGAAAAGGCAACATAACAAGCAGAAATGGATCTGTAGTCGATCTGTTAAAGAATGAAAGCTTGTTCATTCAACAAGCAACGCCCCTTGATGCTGGAACATATGAGTGTTGGTTATGGGCAAACCTTGGCAAAACTGATCAGGCGTCTTACGTCAATTTAACAGTATCAg CTTGTATTATTCCACAGACAAATCTTCTCATGCCTACGCCCTCTGAACCTTGTGCAGAAACTTTAGTGGAGTTTCGCACTGATTGGGTGATCATGGGCTTCATCACTTTAGGTCTGTGCAAAGTGGCCCTCTGTGTCATCTCAGTTATG ATGTATCGAAAACTTAGAAGAATCAGAATGAAACGCATCCATTCCATCAGCTGA